Genomic window (Acidobacteriota bacterium):
CTTGCCGGGTCCGGCATCCTCCGCTTTCATGCGCGGCGGATCGGTCCATTCACCCACGAGTCCAAAAAATACGGGCCGGCCATGGTACGCAGCCGCTTCGACCCGGAGGGGCCGTCCGCTGCCCGGCCATTTTCCAGTCCAGGCAGCACGCGCGTCCGAACTCGCCAGCGAGTTCCACTGCGGCGGAGCCGATTGCAACTCCGCGGGATTGAGGCCGGCTGCGTTCAACAGCAGATTCCAATCGATGGCTTTCGCGGGCGCGACGTCACTATCTTTCTCCGGCGGAATCGCCTGGAAATAGAGCAGGCGTCCGTGTGCATCCAGCTTGAGATTGATCATGCCGGAGACGGTCGTCGCGGGATCCGTCATGCCTATCACTCCCGGAGTGAGCAACATGTCATGAAAATCGGATGCCACCATCAGTTCCGGACTCTGCCGGTAGAGAAAGTGAAGCACGGGAGGCTGCGAAGTCATGACCTGATCCCAGTTCGGATGAGGCTTGTCATTTTTCTCGACGTAGTTTACGAAATCGGTATCGTAGTCGAAATCGAATGATGAATCGGCGGGTCGTCCTTCGTATCCGAGCCGGGCAATCAGTTCGCGAGCCTTCTGGCGAAGGACTTCCGGGGGCTGATCGAGGCCGACCTGCTCCAACGCGCTGCCCCGCAACGCCAGGTAGACAGAGAGCCCCAGGCCAACCACAAGCGCGAGCAGGCAGATCAGCGCAGTTCGCGGCTTTAATCCTACGTTCTCCCCGGCCGCAGCCACCATTTGGGGCGACGGCGTTTCACCCGCAGCCAGAGCGGCGGCCAGAGGATCGCCTCCGGGCATGGCAGCAGCGACACTCAAAGCTGTTGCCGGCCGGTTACGAGGCTCCGGTTCGAGGCAGCGCAAGATTACGCGCTCCACCACCGGATCCAAATCCTTCACGACCGACGAAGGACGGCTCGGAGTTGACTGCGTGCCGCTCCGTACCAACTCGGCAAGTGTCTCCGCAGTGAAGGCGCGCTTGCCGGTGAACACTTCATACAAAACGAGGCCGAGTGCATAGATGTCGCTTTGGGCGGTGACTTCTTTCCCCGCCAGTTGCTCAGGCGCCATATACGCGGGCGTGCCACTGCGAACATCTGCGCCGTGAATCTGGTCGGCTAGTCCGGCGAGTCCGAAGTCGGTCATCACAACCTGGCCGCGGCCGTCGAGCATGATGTTGGCGGGCTTCAGATCGCGATGCAGAACGCCCTTGGCATGCGCAGCGGCGAGGCCGGCGCAGAGTTGACGCGCGATGTCAGTGGCTTTGTCCTCGGGAAGACGGCCGATGCGGCGGAGCAACGACGCCAAGTCTTCGCCGTCGACGTATTCCATCGTGAAGAACGTGTGGCCATCGACGTCGCCGACGTCATACACCCGGCACACGTTCGGATGCGAGACGCGGCGCGCGATGCGCACTTCATTGCGAAAGCGTTCCAGCAGACTCTCGTCTCGTGTCGCTTCTTCGGGGAGGAATTTGAGTGCAACCGGCTGGCCGAGGGTGAGATCGTCCGCGCGGTAGACCTCGCCCATGCCGCCGCGGCCGAGCAAGGCGATGATCCGGTAACGGCCGGCCAGCAGGCGTCCGGGAAGGAAGCGGCCTTCACTGATCGCAAAACCCGACGAACTGGGCGGTCGTTGTGAGGGCGACGATGCCGGCACGGGTCGAGCAGTATGGGGCGACGCAGCCGTGGCGAACTCCAGGGTCGCCATATCGTCCGAGCCCACGGGAGTTCCGCAGGAGGAACAGAAGCGCACCGCGATCGATAGTTCGGCGCCGCAGGAGTTACACGTGGCCATCAGTTTCTCCGCCCGGACGATTTCCACTGTGACGTCGTGGTGCACTCGGGTGGTTGACTCTTGCCCTTAGCTACAGCGGTCACAGAGGAAACAGTGTACCCGCAGGAGTGCCTGTTGGTGCCAGAACACGGTAGTTTTCTACTTGCTAACCGGACGGTCGGTCGGTTACCATTCCTTAACCTCCTGGAGTGAGCTTGCGTGTGAGGGAGAAAACGCAGGTCGTTGAGAGTTGTTCAAATCCCGCCTGCCGGGACCGCTGGCCCCGGTGGGTTTTTGCATTTTAGTGAATTCTTTCGAGTCAGCGCCTAGAAGGGTCGTATGAAGGACGAAAAGAAGTCGGGAACAACCATGACCGGGGCCAGCATTTTGTGGGAGTGCTTGGAGCGCGAGGGTGTGGAACACGTGTTTGGCTATCCCGGCGGCGCGATCCTGCCCGCCTATGACGCGTTAAAGCACAGCAAGATTCATCACATCCTGGTACGCCACGAGCAAGGCGCAACCCACATGGCCGACGGCTTTGCCCGCGCCGGTGGAGGAGTCGGCGTGGCAGTTGCCACCTCCGGACCGGGCGCGACCAACATGGTGACTGGCATCGCGACTGCCATGCTCGATTCGTCGCCCATCGTCTGCATAACCGGCCAAGTCGGCAGCAAGCTGATCGGGTCGGACGCTTTTCAGGAAACCGACATTACCGGTGTCACACTTCCGATCACGAAACACAACTATCTCGTGACCCATGCCAGCGAAGTGGCCCAGACCATCCGCGAAGCCTTTTACGTTGCGCGTTCCGGACGCCCGGGACCAGTGCTGGTCGACATCACAAAAGACGCGCAGCAGACTTCCTGCGTCTTCGACTGGGAGGCTGCGCAGCCGCAGTTGCCGGGATACCGCCCTGATCTTTCGCCGGCTCCGAAGGAATACGAAGAAGCGCTGAAGCTCATCCACAATGCGAAGCGGCCTGTCATTCTCGCTGGACACGGCATCATCATTTCGGGAGCCATGAACGAAGTTCGCGACTTCGCGGAACGTGCCGGTATTCCAGTAGCGCTGACGCTGCTTGGATTGGGCGCCTTCCCTGCTTCGCATCCGCTGAATCTCGGCATGATGGGCATGCACGGCGAAGCTTGGGTCAACCATGCCATCCAGGATGCTGATCTATTGATCGCGCTCGGCATGCGCTTTGACGATCGCGTGACCGGGAACTTGAAGAACTACGCTCCCAACGCGAAGAAGATCCACGTCGAGATTGACCCTGCGGAAATCAACAAGAATGTGAAGGTCGATGTCGCGCTGGTTGGCGATTTGCGCGAAGTGCTGCATGAACTGCAACCGCGCATCGAATCTCCCGACCGCAGTGAGTGGCTGGATTCCATTGATCGCCTCAAGGGCGACGCGGCCGTGCGCGATATTCAGAATCTACCCGACACCGGACACCTTTACGCTGCGCACGTCATCAACGATATCTGGCGCGAGACTCGCGAAGCTGACACGGTTGTCGTCACCGATGTAGGCCAGCATCAGATGTGGGAAGCACAGTATTACAAACACGAAAAACCGCGCACCCTGATTACTTCTGGCGGCCTCGGCACGATGGGATTCGCATTGCCGGCAGCGATTGGCGTGAAAGTCTCTCGCCCCGAAGCAGAAGTCTGGGTAATCGTGGGCGATGGCGGATTTCAGATGACGATGTGTGAGCTGGCGACGATCGTGCAAGAAAATCTGAAAATCAACATTGCGATCATCAACAACGGTTATCTGGGAATGGTCCGGCAGTGGCAGGAATTCTTCTACGAACGCAACTACTCGGCAACGCCGCTCCTGAATCCGGATTTCGCAAAGCTCGCGGAGGCCTACGGCATCAAGGCGGCGACCGTGCATTCCCGCGCGGATGTGGTTCCCACGGTACGCGCTGCGCGCGAGCACAATGGGCCGATGCTGATCAACTTCCACGTCGAACAGGAAGATACGGTCTATCCGATGGTCGCGGCCGGATCGGCGCTGCATGAGATGATCCGCAGGCCGAGTCCGATTGTGGAGACGGCTGAGGACGAGTAGCTAAGAATTGCGATCTCCAGGGGCTAAAGCTCTTTTGGGTGAGCGTCCTATCGCAGCGCGGAAGCGCTGCGTCACCCCAAGGCACGTGCCTCCGGATCATTTTTGTGAGCAGGGTTGGTGGCTTTGTTGAATGCTAGTAGATGTATTTTGCTGGTTAGCTTTTGGGTGGCGCAGCGGTTTACCGCTGCGATAAAAACCCGCACAGAGCGGGCGGCTTCAGCCGCGACGCTGAGAGCAACTTTATGATGAACACATTCGTCGTTTACGTGGAAAACAAGCCGGGCGTGCTGACTCGCGTCGCTTCCCTCTTTCGCCGCCGCGCTTTCAACATTGACTCGCTGACGGTCGGCCGAACGGAAAAGCCTGAAGTCTCGCGCATGACGATCACGGTGGATGCCGACTATGACCAGGCGCGCCGCATCGAAGCGAATCTCTACAAACTCGTCAATGTCATTCGCGTGGACAACATCACCACCGAACCTTCGATCGTCCGCGACCTCGCCATGATCAAAGTCGCGGCCACGCATGAAGCGCGGTCGCATGTACTGGAACTGGCAGGCGTATTTCGCGCTCGGGTTGTGGACGTGGCTCCAGACTCGCTGACCATCGAAATTACCGGGGCGGAAGACAAAATTGATGGACTGCTGGAAGTTCTTCGCCCATATGGCGTGATGGAGATGGTGCGCACCGGCATCGTGGCCATGCGGCGTGGAAACAAGTCTGCAGGTCCGGTGGCTTCGGCGAGCGTGCTCTTCCACGACGCGAACGGAGAAGAAGTTTCCTACTCGGTGTAAACTCCTTCGGATGATGGCGCCGAGTTCCCTGCCGGCAAATCAATCCAAAGTGACGGACTGCCACGTTCACCTGGCGGCTCTCCCACATCCCGGCAACGGATGTTATATTTCGCCCAAGATGCTCAGGAGTCCTCTGTTCAGATTCTTGATCTGGCAGCAGGACCTCGACCTGAAGCAAGCAGAGAAATCAAACGCCAAATACGTTGCGAATCTGCTGTCGGAACTTCGCAGTTCAGAAAGAGTCGGACGTGCTGTCCTGCTGGGCATGGATGGCGTCTATGATTCCGCCGGCAAATTGAATGAACAGGGCACGGAGTTTCTGATCTCCAACGACTACGTCCTGAAGCTTGCCCGGGAGAATCCCAGTGAATTTTGGGCGGGAGCTTCGGTCAACCCACTTCGCCGCGATGCCGTCGAGGAATTGCAGCGTTGCGCCGAAGCGGGCGCGAAATTGATCAAGTGGCTTCCTAACTCACAACACTTTGATCCTGGGGACCGGCGCCACATTCCTTTCTATCGAGAAATGGCGCGCTTAAAGATTCCACTTCTCAGCCACGTGGGATTTGAATTCAGCCTGATCGGCACGGATCAATCGGCCGGCGACCCGAACAAACTGCGTGTCGCGCTCGAAGAGGGCGTCACCGTTATCGCTGCCCATGGATGCAGTCACGGCCTGATCTTCTCCGAAAAATACTACCTGCCGTTCCTCGACCTGGTCGCCAGTTACGACAATTTCTATTCCGACATTTCCGCCCTCAGTCTGCCGAATCGTGTTGGCATGTTGTTCCGGTTGCGGCGCCATCCTGATCTGCATCACCGGCTTCTGTTCGGGACCGACTACCCGCTCCCCGTATTTCGGTTGGCCTGCTATGGGCGGGGAGGGCTCCGCGGGAGTAAAGTACTTGCAACCAAAAACCGGTTTGACCGGCACCATGCGCTTTGTTCCGAACTCGGGATTGGGTTCGGCTCGATCGAGAGCATCGTGCAGCCGAACAAGGGAAACTAAAATTACAGATCTGTTTTACGCAGGAAGATATTTGGAGGAATGTACCCGATGAAGAACGTTGTGCGTTTGATGATCCTCTCCCTCGCAGCCGCCGTTCTGGCGCTACCCGCCTACGCTCAGGATGCTGCCAAGAAAGATGCTCCACCTAAACCTCCCGTTAGTCCATCGCAGGCTCTGATCGATAACTGGAACGACATTGGCCGCAAACTGATTGCGATGGCAGAAGACTTTCCGGAAGAT
Coding sequences:
- a CDS encoding protein kinase, translated to MATCNSCGAELSIAVRFCSSCGTPVGSDDMATLEFATAASPHTARPVPASSPSQRPPSSSGFAISEGRFLPGRLLAGRYRIIALLGRGGMGEVYRADDLTLGQPVALKFLPEEATRDESLLERFRNEVRIARRVSHPNVCRVYDVGDVDGHTFFTMEYVDGEDLASLLRRIGRLPEDKATDIARQLCAGLAAAHAKGVLHRDLKPANIMLDGRGQVVMTDFGLAGLADQIHGADVRSGTPAYMAPEQLAGKEVTAQSDIYALGLVLYEVFTGKRAFTAETLAELVRSGTQSTPSRPSSVVKDLDPVVERVILRCLEPEPRNRPATALSVAAAMPGGDPLAAALAAGETPSPQMVAAAGENVGLKPRTALICLLALVVGLGLSVYLALRGSALEQVGLDQPPEVLRQKARELIARLGYEGRPADSSFDFDYDTDFVNYVEKNDKPHPNWDQVMTSQPPVLHFLYRQSPELMVASDFHDMLLTPGVIGMTDPATTVSGMINLKLDAHGRLLYFQAIPPEKDSDVAPAKAIDWNLLLNAAGLNPAELQSAPPQWNSLASSDARAAWTGKWPGSGRPLRVEAAAYHGRPVFFGLVGEWTDPPRMKAEDAGPGKGKGGAIIGTILAMCMIGAGTFLARVNYRRGRSDRTAAFRLAYAMFIVEMVLWLCRSHLVPGVQTFGLFVIAVSTALFVSGMTWILYLAVEPYVRRFWPHSIISWSRLVAGRLRDPLVGRDILFGVMLGTAWLLIFKVTHLVLLQQGSPPSLAQTDYLIGGREALAAWWTQLPVSVLATLEFFFVLLGLKVVLRMDWLAAIVFVGIFTLAKAYGSSHLWVLVPSEILIYTIAVIIVMRFGLVPLACAVFTVNLLGNVPFTSDFSAWYATTPVAILISVVALAGWGFYNALGDQPLWKLDPDER
- the ilvB gene encoding biosynthetic-type acetolactate synthase large subunit, producing the protein MKDEKKSGTTMTGASILWECLEREGVEHVFGYPGGAILPAYDALKHSKIHHILVRHEQGATHMADGFARAGGGVGVAVATSGPGATNMVTGIATAMLDSSPIVCITGQVGSKLIGSDAFQETDITGVTLPITKHNYLVTHASEVAQTIREAFYVARSGRPGPVLVDITKDAQQTSCVFDWEAAQPQLPGYRPDLSPAPKEYEEALKLIHNAKRPVILAGHGIIISGAMNEVRDFAERAGIPVALTLLGLGAFPASHPLNLGMMGMHGEAWVNHAIQDADLLIALGMRFDDRVTGNLKNYAPNAKKIHVEIDPAEINKNVKVDVALVGDLREVLHELQPRIESPDRSEWLDSIDRLKGDAAVRDIQNLPDTGHLYAAHVINDIWRETREADTVVVTDVGQHQMWEAQYYKHEKPRTLITSGGLGTMGFALPAAIGVKVSRPEAEVWVIVGDGGFQMTMCELATIVQENLKINIAIINNGYLGMVRQWQEFFYERNYSATPLLNPDFAKLAEAYGIKAATVHSRADVVPTVRAAREHNGPMLINFHVEQEDTVYPMVAAGSALHEMIRRPSPIVETAEDE
- a CDS encoding amidohydrolase family protein, encoding MMAPSSLPANQSKVTDCHVHLAALPHPGNGCYISPKMLRSPLFRFLIWQQDLDLKQAEKSNAKYVANLLSELRSSERVGRAVLLGMDGVYDSAGKLNEQGTEFLISNDYVLKLARENPSEFWAGASVNPLRRDAVEELQRCAEAGAKLIKWLPNSQHFDPGDRRHIPFYREMARLKIPLLSHVGFEFSLIGTDQSAGDPNKLRVALEEGVTVIAAHGCSHGLIFSEKYYLPFLDLVASYDNFYSDISALSLPNRVGMLFRLRRHPDLHHRLLFGTDYPLPVFRLACYGRGGLRGSKVLATKNRFDRHHALCSELGIGFGSIESIVQPNKGN
- the ilvN gene encoding acetolactate synthase small subunit, with the protein product MMNTFVVYVENKPGVLTRVASLFRRRAFNIDSLTVGRTEKPEVSRMTITVDADYDQARRIEANLYKLVNVIRVDNITTEPSIVRDLAMIKVAATHEARSHVLELAGVFRARVVDVAPDSLTIEITGAEDKIDGLLEVLRPYGVMEMVRTGIVAMRRGNKSAGPVASASVLFHDANGEEVSYSV